In a genomic window of Bradyrhizobium sp. LLZ17:
- the tcmP gene encoding three-Cys-motif partner protein TcmP produces MAKKTPKFDPDDDLIIGEVGSWAIEKHERLRKYIQASHGARARFLRPQGTGGASYIELYSGAGRSLISGTNQIIDGSAVVAFKAGQASGRPFSAMHLSDLEEQNSAALAQRITALGGSATSYVGDASVVVDQVMSAINPHGLHLAFLDPFNLAQLPFAIIERMLRVKRMDMIIHVSVQDLQRNLDIHSRVGRSLDIFAPGWRDVVDVNQATAALRAAFIDYWLGMIRSLGSNPATGIPLIVGEKNQRLYWLVFLSSNPLGQKLWNDVQNLSGQGSLF; encoded by the coding sequence ATGGCCAAAAAGACACCTAAATTCGATCCCGACGACGACCTGATCATCGGCGAGGTCGGGTCGTGGGCGATTGAAAAGCACGAGCGGCTGCGAAAATATATTCAGGCGTCACACGGCGCACGCGCGCGGTTCTTGCGACCGCAGGGCACGGGCGGCGCGAGCTACATCGAATTGTATTCGGGCGCGGGCCGATCGCTGATCAGCGGCACAAATCAGATCATCGACGGCAGCGCAGTGGTAGCGTTCAAGGCTGGTCAAGCGAGCGGTCGTCCGTTCTCCGCAATGCACCTGTCCGATCTGGAGGAGCAGAACTCAGCCGCGCTCGCGCAGCGCATCACGGCGCTGGGCGGATCGGCGACAAGCTATGTCGGCGATGCAAGTGTCGTGGTCGATCAGGTCATGAGCGCGATCAATCCGCACGGCCTTCACCTTGCGTTCCTTGATCCGTTCAATCTGGCGCAACTGCCGTTTGCGATCATAGAGCGAATGTTGCGGGTGAAGCGGATGGACATGATTATCCACGTCAGCGTGCAGGATTTGCAGCGCAATCTCGATATCCACTCGCGCGTCGGTCGATCGCTCGACATCTTTGCGCCGGGATGGCGCGATGTCGTGGACGTGAACCAAGCGACGGCTGCCCTGCGGGCCGCGTTCATCGACTATTGGCTCGGGATGATCCGGTCGCTGGGGTCGAACCCCGCGACGGGCATCCCGCTGATCGTCGGCGAGAAGAACCAGCGGCTCTACTGGCTGGTGTTCCTGAGTTCAAATCCGCTCGGACAGAAGCTGTGGAATGACGTACAAAATTTGAGCGGACAAGGATCGCTTTTTTAA
- a CDS encoding DUF5131 family protein has translation MADTSIEWTDATWNPVAGCTVISPGCTNCYAMRMAARLDAMGMKKYRGLTRKSGKRTVWTGKVRLDHAALCIPASWKKARRIFVNSMSDLFHEAVPAEFVAAVWRAMQATPQHTYQILTKRPDRMADITASLPVLPNVWLGTSVESADYLGRIDDLRKVDAAVRFVSFEPLLGSVARADLTGIHWAIVGGESGPRSRPMAEQWVAEIEAACRKARTAFFFKQWGGVRKKSTGRHYRGRTFDEMPRAAAMS, from the coding sequence ATGGCTGACACCTCGATCGAATGGACCGACGCGACGTGGAACCCGGTCGCGGGCTGCACCGTCATCTCGCCCGGCTGCACGAACTGCTACGCCATGCGGATGGCGGCGCGGCTCGATGCGATGGGAATGAAGAAATATCGCGGCCTTACACGCAAGAGCGGCAAACGCACGGTCTGGACGGGCAAGGTCAGGCTCGATCACGCCGCGCTCTGCATCCCGGCAAGCTGGAAGAAGGCGCGCCGGATTTTCGTGAACTCGATGTCGGACCTGTTTCACGAAGCCGTGCCAGCCGAGTTCGTCGCGGCGGTCTGGCGCGCGATGCAAGCAACGCCGCAGCACACCTATCAGATTTTGACGAAGCGACCGGATCGGATGGCGGACATCACCGCTTCGCTTCCCGTGCTACCGAACGTGTGGCTCGGGACCAGCGTCGAGAGCGCCGACTATCTCGGGCGCATTGACGATCTGCGCAAGGTCGATGCTGCCGTCAGGTTTGTTTCGTTCGAGCCATTGCTCGGGTCGGTGGCTCGCGCCGATCTGACCGGCATCCATTGGGCCATCGTCGGCGGTGAGAGCGGCCCGCGTTCGCGACCGATGGCTGAGCAGTGGGTCGCGGAGATTGAAGCCGCGTGCCGCAAGGCGAGGACGGCGTTTTTCTTCAAGCAGTGGGGCGGCGTTCGCAAGAAGAGTACCGGCAGGCACTATCGCGGGCGCACGTTCGATGAGATGCCGCGCGCCGCCGCGATGTCCTGA
- a CDS encoding exonuclease domain-containing protein, with protein sequence MTFFDVETTGLNTSDRIITLAAIKLLNPETCATRIEAEFMHLIFDPGRKSHPKAEAVHGYSDWVLRHQDTFDVHAETIQKFFNSSDLLVAHNAEFDLAFYNREMERTGRSPFANETFCTMTAFRQRGLPGSASLGAVCHRMGIARASGQHGALEDTWLALRVYLWLKNVPFSAPLPPEFQKGPSNLRPAPQLPVGPLPRRRRKRTASPSAVIGELGDGSTVI encoded by the coding sequence GTGACTTTTTTTGATGTCGAAACTACGGGCCTAAACACCAGCGACCGGATCATCACGCTCGCTGCGATCAAGCTGCTGAACCCGGAGACATGCGCAACCCGGATAGAAGCCGAGTTCATGCATTTGATCTTTGATCCCGGGAGAAAGAGCCACCCGAAAGCCGAAGCCGTCCACGGTTATTCGGACTGGGTGCTACGGCATCAGGACACATTTGATGTCCACGCCGAAACTATTCAGAAGTTCTTCAATTCTTCGGACCTTTTGGTGGCGCACAACGCCGAATTTGATCTGGCTTTTTATAACAGAGAAATGGAGCGCACCGGCAGATCGCCGTTTGCAAATGAAACATTCTGCACCATGACCGCGTTTCGGCAGCGTGGCCTTCCGGGAAGCGCTTCTCTAGGCGCAGTTTGTCACAGAATGGGCATCGCGCGAGCAAGCGGACAGCACGGAGCCCTCGAAGATACATGGCTCGCGCTGCGCGTATATCTGTGGCTCAAGAATGTCCCCTTTTCGGCTCCACTCCCACCCGAATTCCAAAAAGGGCCTTCCAATCTAAGACCTGCACCGCAGCTACCAGTGGGTCCCTTGCCGCGTCGTCGGCGAAAACGAACAGCCAGCCCTTCAGCCGTAATTGGAGAACTCGGTGACGGCTCTACGGTCATTTAG
- a CDS encoding (2Fe-2S)-binding protein, with the protein MPTLTINGRSLSVDAANDTPLLWAIREQLQMTGTKFGCGAGLCGACTVHVNGEAVRSCQTMIGDVAGKKITTIEGLSAKGDHPLQKAWIAEQVPQCGYCQSGQIMQAASLLAKNANPTKEEVVAHMDGNLCRCMTYSRIQKAIMRAATEMRTASAAGNERRPT; encoded by the coding sequence ATGCCAACGCTCACCATCAACGGGCGGAGTCTGTCCGTAGATGCGGCAAACGACACGCCGCTCCTTTGGGCTATCCGCGAACAATTGCAGATGACCGGCACGAAGTTCGGCTGCGGCGCCGGCCTGTGCGGTGCCTGCACCGTGCACGTCAACGGCGAAGCCGTGCGCTCGTGCCAGACCATGATCGGCGATGTCGCCGGCAAGAAGATCACCACCATCGAAGGCCTCTCCGCCAAGGGTGATCACCCGCTCCAGAAGGCGTGGATCGCCGAGCAGGTGCCGCAATGCGGCTACTGCCAGTCCGGGCAGATCATGCAGGCGGCCTCGCTGCTGGCGAAGAACGCCAATCCGACCAAGGAAGAAGTCGTGGCCCATATGGACGGCAATCTCTGCCGTTGCATGACCTATTCGCGGATCCAGAAGGCAATCATGCGCGCCGCAACCGAGATGCGCACTGCATCCGCCGCCGGCAACGAGCGGAGGCCCACATGA
- a CDS encoding molybdopterin cofactor-binding domain-containing protein gives MNKHVNNITPEATDLSRRSFLVGTAATGLVLGYAGVPGVGEALAAAPANFEPSVWYAIGPDGLVTVTCGKADMGQHIASTMAQIVCEELGAKWSDMRVSLASNDPKFNDPVLGAQITGGSWSTMMNFDAMSRAGAAGRMALTEAAAAAMGLPPYFKDQLVVRESMVTHPKSKKSMSFADIVKSGKATKTFTPDELKAIKLKTPDQYTMIGVSVPQLDIPSKTNGTAKYGIDVMLPGMAYGALVTPPVRFGATVKSVDDSAAKNVPGFIKAVILDDKTQTTSGWVVAVAGTYANAKKAAAALKISYDGGPNAKASSQSLLDEAKRLQKLDDSGQFFVKDGDPAAAFGSAAKVLEAEYTTSINIHAPMEPMNATAEFKGDILHIYSGNQFATRSGAIAAGAAGIDPKFVVMHQMWLGGGFGRRLDADMMVPAVQAAKAVGKPVKVIYTRENDMTMDFSRPLTYQKVKAGVDGDGKLVALSHDVVSAWPTQRWGIPDFLSPSVDKKGPLDAFTVNGSDFFYTVPNHTVRAIKNEMAHNATPSGQLRSVAPGWTFWAVESMIDEIAVATGKDPAQFRISLLDGAGKNDGGAQRLRNTLLAAMGLAGYGTKQLPKGEGMGVACVSSQERATASWTACVAHVAVAPSGEVTVKKLTVATDVGTQVHPDNIRAQVEGAAMWGLSLALYEKATLKDGGIEQTNFDSYTPLRMSQVPEVAIAVIANGEKATGVGEPAVTVIAPAIGNAIFNASGARVRALPITAEAVKGAMKA, from the coding sequence ATGAACAAGCACGTGAACAACATCACGCCTGAGGCGACCGATCTCAGCCGCCGCTCCTTCCTGGTCGGCACCGCCGCCACCGGCCTCGTGCTCGGCTACGCCGGCGTGCCCGGCGTCGGTGAAGCGCTCGCCGCCGCGCCCGCCAATTTCGAGCCGAGCGTCTGGTATGCGATCGGGCCGGACGGCCTCGTCACCGTGACCTGTGGCAAGGCCGACATGGGCCAGCACATCGCCTCCACCATGGCGCAGATCGTCTGCGAAGAGCTGGGTGCGAAATGGAGCGACATGCGCGTGTCGCTTGCCTCCAACGATCCGAAATTCAACGACCCCGTGCTGGGAGCGCAGATCACCGGCGGAAGCTGGTCGACCATGATGAATTTCGACGCGATGAGCCGGGCCGGTGCGGCCGGGCGCATGGCGCTGACGGAAGCGGCCGCAGCCGCTATGGGCTTGCCGCCCTACTTCAAGGATCAGCTGGTCGTGCGTGAGTCCATGGTCACGCATCCGAAATCGAAGAAGTCGATGTCGTTCGCCGACATCGTCAAGAGCGGCAAGGCGACCAAGACCTTTACGCCGGACGAGCTCAAGGCGATCAAGCTGAAGACGCCGGATCAATACACCATGATCGGTGTGTCGGTGCCGCAGCTTGATATCCCCTCCAAGACCAACGGCACGGCCAAATACGGCATCGACGTGATGTTGCCGGGCATGGCCTATGGCGCGCTGGTGACGCCGCCGGTGCGCTTTGGCGCCACGGTGAAATCAGTCGACGACAGCGCGGCGAAGAACGTGCCGGGCTTCATCAAGGCCGTCATCCTCGACGACAAGACCCAGACGACCTCCGGCTGGGTCGTTGCGGTGGCTGGCACCTACGCCAATGCCAAGAAGGCGGCTGCGGCGCTCAAGATCAGCTATGACGGCGGTCCGAACGCAAAGGCCTCGAGCCAGTCGCTGCTGGACGAGGCCAAGCGGCTTCAGAAGCTGGACGATTCCGGTCAGTTCTTCGTCAAGGACGGCGATCCCGCGGCAGCGTTCGGTTCGGCCGCAAAGGTGCTGGAAGCGGAGTACACCACCAGCATCAACATCCACGCGCCGATGGAGCCGATGAACGCCACCGCGGAGTTCAAGGGCGACATCCTCCACATCTATTCCGGCAACCAGTTTGCGACGCGCTCGGGTGCGATCGCGGCCGGTGCCGCCGGGATCGATCCGAAGTTCGTGGTGATGCACCAGATGTGGCTCGGCGGCGGCTTCGGCCGCAGGCTCGATGCCGACATGATGGTGCCGGCGGTGCAGGCGGCGAAGGCGGTCGGCAAGCCGGTGAAGGTGATCTATACGCGCGAGAACGACATGACGATGGATTTCTCGCGTCCGCTCACCTATCAAAAGGTCAAGGCCGGCGTGGACGGCGACGGCAAGCTCGTCGCGCTGAGCCATGACGTGGTCTCGGCCTGGCCGACGCAACGTTGGGGCATCCCGGACTTCCTGTCGCCGTCGGTCGACAAGAAGGGCCCGCTCGATGCCTTCACGGTGAACGGGTCGGACTTCTTCTACACCGTGCCCAACCATACTGTGCGGGCGATCAAGAACGAGATGGCGCACAACGCCACCCCGTCCGGTCAGCTCCGTTCGGTGGCGCCGGGCTGGACGTTCTGGGCGGTCGAAAGCATGATCGACGAGATCGCGGTTGCGACCGGCAAGGACCCGGCGCAGTTCCGCATCTCGCTGCTCGACGGCGCCGGCAAGAACGACGGCGGCGCGCAGCGGCTGCGCAACACGCTGCTGGCCGCGATGGGGCTTGCCGGCTACGGCACCAAGCAACTGCCGAAAGGCGAGGGCATGGGCGTTGCCTGCGTCTCGTCGCAGGAACGTGCGACGGCAAGCTGGACCGCCTGCGTCGCCCACGTTGCCGTCGCGCCGTCAGGCGAGGTGACCGTGAAGAAGCTCACGGTCGCAACCGACGTCGGCACGCAAGTGCACCCCGACAACATCCGCGCCCAAGTCGAGGGCGCGGCGATGTGGGGGCTGTCGCTGGCGCTGTACGAGAAGGCGACGTTGAAGGACGGTGGCATCGAGCAGACCAACTTCGACAGCTACACGCCCTTGCGCATGAGCCAGGTGCCCGAGGTCGCGATTGCCGTAATCGCCAATGGCGAAAAGGCCACCGGCGTCGGCGAACCGGCGGTGACGGTGATCGCTCCGGCGATCGGCAACGCCATCTTCAACGCCTCCGGCGCCCGCGTCCGCGCGCTGCCGATCACGGCCGAAGCCGTGAAGGGCGCCATGAAGGCGTAA
- a CDS encoding HD-GYP domain-containing protein, which yields MNASAKPAAKRRLLLASDRSDESTELASILKTVGDVATVTTDAIPDQPSRELSGLVVDINLRSPESVQRVRNKLRGDAYRSMPRLFVLADALHHGTMQAWALGATDTISRPLQAEAILQRIRAAFPDTATYDATDRGKTLNRGVEAAHAVLKKMFEKLPLGVPLTFDDVIAAESKILKAIKHSSLREWLTAVGCHHVGSYRHCLFVTGFAVSFAQHLGMREDDQRRLTRAALLHDVGKAFVPSALLDKPGKLSDEEMDEVRQHPRRGYDALAAQGGFPPEMLDVVLHHHEFLDGSGYPNGLLSNQISDIVRVTTIVDIYAALVEKRAYRMPFTHSRAFTMMEGMGAKLDQQLLQAFRPVALGSF from the coding sequence ATGAACGCCTCAGCCAAACCCGCCGCCAAACGCCGGCTGCTGCTCGCCTCCGACCGGAGCGACGAGAGCACTGAGCTTGCCAGCATCCTGAAGACGGTCGGCGATGTCGCGACGGTCACGACTGACGCCATTCCCGATCAGCCCTCGCGAGAGCTCTCCGGCCTCGTGGTCGACATCAACCTGCGCTCGCCCGAGAGCGTGCAGCGGGTGCGCAACAAGCTGCGCGGCGATGCCTATCGTTCGATGCCGCGGCTGTTCGTGCTCGCCGACGCGCTTCATCACGGCACCATGCAGGCCTGGGCGCTGGGCGCCACCGACACCATCTCGCGGCCGCTCCAGGCCGAGGCGATTCTGCAGCGTATCCGTGCTGCGTTTCCCGACACGGCGACCTATGACGCGACCGATCGCGGCAAGACGCTCAACCGCGGCGTCGAAGCGGCGCATGCGGTGCTCAAGAAGATGTTCGAGAAGCTGCCGCTCGGCGTGCCTCTGACTTTCGATGACGTGATCGCCGCCGAGAGCAAGATCTTGAAGGCGATCAAGCATTCGTCGCTGCGCGAATGGCTCACCGCCGTCGGCTGCCACCATGTCGGCAGCTATCGTCACTGCCTGTTCGTCACCGGCTTTGCGGTCTCCTTCGCTCAGCATCTCGGCATGCGCGAGGACGACCAGCGCCGGCTGACCCGCGCCGCGCTGTTGCACGACGTCGGCAAGGCCTTTGTCCCCTCCGCGCTGCTCGACAAGCCGGGCAAGCTCAGCGACGAGGAGATGGACGAGGTCCGCCAGCATCCGCGCCGCGGCTATGACGCGCTCGCAGCCCAGGGCGGCTTCCCACCGGAGATGCTGGACGTGGTTCTGCACCACCACGAATTTCTCGACGGCTCCGGCTATCCCAACGGGCTCTTGTCGAACCAGATCAGCGATATCGTGCGGGTCACCACCATCGTCGACATCTACGCCGCGCTGGTGGAGAAGCGCGCCTATCGCATGCCCTTCACCCACTCCCGCGCCTTCACGATGATGGAAGGCATGGGCGCCAAGCTCGACCAGCAGCTGTTGCAGGCGTTCCGCCCCGTGGCGCTGGGATCGTTTTGA
- a CDS encoding AMP-binding protein, which translates to MPNSQTPAGIVGPFAGLDVPWLLKMRAEMRSSHPFLVWAPFDAPARRWSYGEFHDRVGALAAGLARRGVKPGEYVLIHLDNCIEAMLAWFACVELGAVAVTTNTRSAPAEMAYFADHCGAVAAITQPAYAEIVATHCRNLRWMAVTAHDAGAAPAQTVAHGDSFDALFADSADRPRRATDPLAPCSVQYTSGTTSRPKAVLWTHANALWGAKVNAAHEDLHAGDVHQTYLPLFHTNALAYSMLATLWVGATCVIQPRFSASRFWRVAREHGATWTSTIPFCMKALLEQEIPTDHKFRLWGTAVNEPPGFAAFGVKIIGWWGMTETITHGIVGEIDQPNMPMSIGRAAPEYQIRITDDDGRPTAIGDTGNLAIKGIPGLSLFAEYLHNETATRESFDEHGFFVTGDRVTLLENGFIRFGDRAKDMLKVGGENVAASEIEQVIAVVPGVREAAVVAKKHPMLDEVPVVFIIPHDGVAGAAPDLHDRVMAACRKGLADFKVPREIRLVDDMPRSTLEKVAKAELRKMLG; encoded by the coding sequence ATGCCGAATTCGCAAACCCCGGCTGGAATCGTAGGCCCGTTCGCAGGGCTCGACGTGCCCTGGCTGCTCAAGATGCGCGCCGAAATGCGCAGCTCACATCCGTTCCTGGTCTGGGCGCCGTTCGACGCACCGGCGCGACGCTGGAGCTATGGCGAGTTTCACGACCGGGTCGGCGCTCTGGCAGCAGGGCTCGCCAGACGCGGCGTCAAGCCCGGCGAGTACGTGCTCATTCATCTGGACAATTGCATCGAGGCGATGCTGGCCTGGTTTGCCTGCGTCGAACTCGGCGCCGTCGCGGTGACCACCAACACGCGCTCGGCGCCCGCCGAGATGGCGTATTTTGCGGATCATTGTGGTGCGGTCGCCGCGATCACCCAGCCGGCCTATGCCGAGATCGTCGCAACACACTGCCGCAATTTGCGCTGGATGGCGGTGACCGCGCACGACGCGGGAGCAGCGCCTGCGCAAACGGTCGCGCACGGCGACAGCTTCGACGCTCTGTTTGCCGACAGCGCCGACCGGCCGCGGCGCGCCACCGACCCGCTCGCGCCATGCAGCGTGCAATACACCTCGGGCACGACATCGCGGCCGAAAGCAGTGCTCTGGACCCACGCCAACGCGTTGTGGGGCGCCAAGGTCAACGCCGCGCACGAGGATCTGCACGCGGGCGATGTGCACCAGACCTATCTGCCGCTGTTCCACACCAATGCGCTGGCCTATTCCATGCTGGCGACGCTGTGGGTCGGCGCCACTTGCGTGATCCAGCCGCGCTTCTCCGCAAGCCGGTTCTGGCGCGTGGCGCGCGAGCACGGCGCGACCTGGACCTCGACCATTCCGTTCTGCATGAAGGCGCTGCTCGAGCAGGAGATCCCGACGGACCACAAATTCCGCCTGTGGGGCACGGCCGTCAACGAGCCGCCGGGGTTCGCTGCCTTCGGCGTCAAGATCATCGGCTGGTGGGGCATGACCGAGACCATCACACACGGCATCGTCGGCGAGATCGACCAGCCCAACATGCCGATGTCGATCGGCCGCGCCGCGCCGGAATATCAAATCCGCATCACCGATGATGACGGCCGGCCGACCGCAATCGGCGACACCGGAAATCTCGCGATCAAGGGCATTCCCGGCCTGTCGCTGTTCGCCGAATATCTGCACAACGAAACGGCGACGCGCGAGAGCTTTGACGAGCACGGCTTCTTTGTCACCGGCGACCGCGTCACGCTGCTGGAGAACGGCTTCATCAGGTTCGGTGACCGCGCCAAGGACATGCTGAAGGTCGGCGGCGAGAACGTCGCGGCCTCAGAGATCGAGCAGGTCATCGCGGTCGTTCCCGGCGTGCGCGAGGCCGCCGTGGTGGCGAAGAAGCATCCGATGCTGGACGAGGTCCCGGTCGTCTTCATCATCCCGCACGACGGCGTCGCGGGCGCAGCGCCCGATCTGCATGATCGCGTGATGGCGGCCTGCCGCAAAGGCCTCGCCGACTTCAAGGTGCCGCGCGAGATCAGGTTGGTCGACGATATGCCGCGATCCACGCTGGAGAAGGTGGCGAAGGCGGAGCTGCGAAAGATGCTGGGGTGA
- a CDS encoding Bug family tripartite tricarboxylate transporter substrate binding protein, which yields MINRRTALSLLAATPLAASPLSKAFAADYPTRPVKFVVGYPPGGATDILARLIGQRLSERLGQQFVIENKPGAGNNIGTESVVNAEPDGYTVLLVNPANYTNATLYTNLKFNFVRDIAPIASFQRVPNVMTVNNDVPAKTVAEFIDYVKANPGKVNMASSGNGTSVHLSGEMFMAMTGCKMQHVPYRGAAPAITDMLGGQVQVIFDNMPSIIQHIRSGSLRALGVTTAQRSPQLPDVPAIGETVKDYEASALFGMGAPKNMPKDMIARLNNEINTLMKDPDMTKRLVELGGDPLVQTPEAFGEDIKAETEKWKKVVEFAGLKVE from the coding sequence ATGATCAACCGCCGTACCGCGCTGAGCCTGCTCGCCGCCACTCCGCTCGCAGCCTCGCCGCTGTCGAAGGCCTTTGCCGCGGATTATCCGACCCGGCCGGTGAAGTTCGTCGTCGGCTATCCGCCGGGCGGTGCCACCGATATTCTGGCGCGGCTGATCGGCCAGCGGCTGTCGGAACGGCTCGGCCAGCAATTCGTGATCGAGAACAAGCCGGGCGCCGGCAACAATATCGGCACCGAATCCGTCGTGAACGCCGAGCCCGACGGCTACACGGTGTTGCTGGTCAATCCGGCCAATTACACCAACGCCACGCTCTACACCAACCTCAAGTTCAACTTCGTGCGCGACATCGCGCCGATCGCCTCGTTCCAGCGCGTGCCGAACGTGATGACCGTCAATAACGACGTGCCGGCGAAGACCGTCGCCGAGTTCATCGACTACGTGAAGGCCAATCCCGGCAAGGTGAACATGGCCTCGTCCGGCAACGGCACCTCGGTGCATCTGTCCGGCGAGATGTTCATGGCAATGACCGGCTGCAAGATGCAGCACGTGCCCTATCGCGGTGCGGCGCCCGCGATCACCGACATGCTCGGCGGCCAGGTGCAGGTCATCTTCGACAACATGCCCTCGATCATCCAGCACATCCGTTCCGGCTCGCTGCGCGCGCTCGGCGTCACCACGGCGCAACGCTCGCCGCAACTGCCCGACGTGCCTGCCATCGGTGAGACCGTAAAGGACTATGAGGCGAGCGCATTGTTCGGCATGGGTGCGCCGAAGAACATGCCCAAGGACATGATCGCCAGGCTCAACAACGAGATCAACACGCTCATGAAGGACCCCGACATGACCAAGCGCCTGGTCGAGCTCGGCGGCGATCCGCTGGTGCAGACACCGGAGGCGTTCGGCGAGGACATCAAGGCCGAGACCGAGAAGTGGAAGAAGGTCGTGGAGTTCGCCGGCCTCAAGGTCGAGTAG
- a CDS encoding ArsR/SmtB family transcription factor → MLARLGEQESLSVSELAAPFPISLPAIMKHLDVLTDAGLIVREKTGRTVACRLTARPMKQAMNWLNRYAQFWSDNFDRLAAFVEKDPWPTQPSTPIRAAPNAQPNVQASRSSAGSARGRKNLRRLDASRASSAVVRPTEHEAGIA, encoded by the coding sequence ATGCTTGCACGGCTCGGCGAGCAGGAAAGCCTCTCGGTGAGCGAGCTGGCAGCGCCGTTCCCGATCTCGCTGCCCGCGATCATGAAGCATCTCGATGTGCTCACGGATGCCGGCCTGATCGTGCGGGAGAAGACCGGGCGCACGGTCGCCTGCCGGCTCACCGCGCGACCGATGAAGCAGGCAATGAACTGGCTCAATCGCTATGCGCAATTTTGGTCCGACAATTTCGACCGCCTCGCCGCTTTTGTGGAGAAAGACCCATGGCCAACGCAGCCCTCAACACCGATCCGCGCAGCGCCGAACGCCCAGCCGAACGTCCAAGCCTCACGCTCAAGCGCCGGCTCCGCGCGCGGCCGGAAAAATCTACGCCGCCTGGACGCAAGCCGAGCATCTAGCGCAGTGGTTCGGCCCACCGAACATGAAGCCGGCATCGCTTGA
- a CDS encoding SRPBCC domain-containing protein — MYAAWTQAEHLAQWFGPPNMKPASLEAELDVRTGGRYRISFTRDDGEYFQAGGSYREVVPNERLVFTWAWHSTPERESLVTITLKPDSAGTLMIFHHAQFFDETARDNHQRGWSSFFDKLEAFVA; from the coding sequence ATCTACGCCGCCTGGACGCAAGCCGAGCATCTAGCGCAGTGGTTCGGCCCACCGAACATGAAGCCGGCATCGCTTGAGGCCGAGCTCGATGTGCGCACGGGCGGCCGCTACCGCATCAGCTTCACCCGTGACGACGGCGAATACTTCCAGGCCGGCGGGAGCTACCGCGAGGTCGTGCCGAACGAGCGGCTCGTCTTCACCTGGGCCTGGCACTCGACGCCGGAACGGGAATCGCTGGTGACGATCACGCTGAAGCCGGACAGTGCCGGCACCTTGATGATCTTCCATCACGCCCAGTTCTTCGACGAGACCGCGCGCGACAATCATCAGCGCGGCTGGAGCTCGTTCTTCGACAAGCTCGAGGCCTTCGTCGCCTGA
- a CDS encoding DUF899 domain-containing protein: protein MLQHQIVSREQWLVARKAHLAHEKELSQARERLVAERRALPWVKVDKNYVFDGPNGKVTLGDLFKGRPQLVVQHVMFTPDWEAACKSCSFWVDGFDRMVPHLAARDTSMVAISLAPVTKLEAFKARMGWSFDWVSSGHNGFNYDYEVSFTQAQIDKGVPRYNFGATPFYGPELPGISVFYRTEAGEIFHTYSCFARGIDMMNAAYQYLDLTPLGRHEDGLPYPMDWVRLRDEYQPQAAKGACCHG, encoded by the coding sequence ATGCTGCAACATCAGATCGTCTCGCGCGAGCAATGGCTCGTAGCCCGCAAAGCGCATCTGGCGCACGAGAAGGAGCTCTCCCAGGCGCGCGAGCGCCTCGTCGCGGAGCGCCGCGCGTTGCCTTGGGTGAAGGTCGACAAGAATTATGTGTTCGACGGGCCGAACGGCAAGGTTACGCTCGGCGATCTCTTCAAGGGCCGCCCGCAGCTGGTGGTCCAGCATGTGATGTTCACGCCCGACTGGGAGGCGGCCTGCAAGAGCTGCTCGTTCTGGGTCGACGGCTTCGACCGCATGGTGCCGCATCTGGCCGCGCGCGACACCAGCATGGTCGCCATCTCGCTGGCGCCGGTCACGAAGCTCGAAGCTTTCAAGGCGCGAATGGGCTGGAGCTTCGACTGGGTCTCCTCAGGCCACAACGGCTTCAACTACGACTACGAAGTCTCGTTCACGCAGGCGCAGATCGACAAGGGCGTGCCGAGATACAATTTCGGCGCCACGCCCTTCTATGGCCCCGAGCTGCCGGGCATCAGCGTGTTCTATCGCACTGAGGCCGGCGAAATCTTTCACACCTATTCCTGCTTTGCCCGGGGCATCGACATGATGAACGCCGCCTATCAATATCTCGACCTCACGCCGCTCGGTCGTCACGAGGACGGTTTGCCCTATCCGATGGACTGGGTCCGCCTGCGCGACGAGTACCAGCCGCAGGCAGCGAAGGGGGCGTGCTGCCACGGGTGA